From a region of the Ardenticatena maritima genome:
- the argB gene encoding acetylglutamate kinase: MLVLKISGHQLDDGAFLNRLARTVAAMPTPPVIVHGGGRGTTDLAARLGIESRFVEGLRVTDDAVRDVAVMGMVGTASMQLVQALVCAGVPALGLSGVDAGLVRVRKLEHHAGDLGWVGIPTEVAADRLQALLGAGFVPCLAPISLGEDGHIYNVNADHVAQAVASALHADALVFLTNVRGVMQDDRVLTHLTPSVAERLIAEGVIVGGMIPKVRAALAALQAGVRAVLMSDLDGVEAFLRGETAGTLVQADEEQQSTEGAAQ; encoded by the coding sequence ATGCTCGTTCTCAAAATCAGCGGGCACCAACTGGACGATGGCGCGTTTTTGAACCGGCTGGCGCGCACCGTCGCGGCGATGCCGACGCCGCCCGTCATCGTGCATGGTGGGGGGCGCGGCACAACCGACCTCGCCGCCCGTTTGGGGATTGAAAGCCGCTTTGTGGAAGGTTTGCGCGTGACCGATGACGCCGTCCGCGATGTGGCAGTGATGGGCATGGTGGGCACCGCCAGCATGCAACTGGTGCAGGCGCTGGTCTGCGCCGGCGTCCCCGCGCTGGGGCTGAGCGGCGTGGACGCCGGTTTGGTGCGCGTGCGCAAATTGGAGCACCACGCCGGCGATTTGGGGTGGGTTGGTATCCCGACGGAGGTTGCCGCCGACCGATTGCAGGCGCTGCTTGGCGCGGGGTTTGTGCCCTGCCTCGCGCCCATCTCGTTAGGTGAAGATGGGCACATTTACAACGTCAACGCCGACCACGTGGCGCAAGCCGTCGCGTCCGCCCTGCATGCGGACGCCCTGGTCTTCTTGACCAATGTGCGCGGCGTCATGCAGGACGACCGCGTATTGACGCACCTCACGCCCTCGGTTGCCGAACGGCTCATCGCCGAGGGCGTTATTGTTGGCGGCATGATTCCCAAAGTGCGCGCCGCGCTTGCAGCGCTTCAAGCCGGCGTGCGCGCCGTCTTGATGAGCGACCTGGACGGCGTGGAAGCCTTCCTGCGGGGCGAGACCGCCGGCACACTTGTGCAAGCCGATGAGGAGCAACAATCAACAGAAGGAGCAGCCCAATGA
- the argC gene encoding N-acetyl-gamma-glutamyl-phosphate reductase produces MIRAGVLGATGYTGFELLQWLAYHPHVEIAFATARSDAGKPLSALYPTDLDIQLQAVEDVSLSDADVLFLCLPHGAAQEWAQRGLDAGAVVIDLSADHRLHDADVYARWYNQPHTAPHLLAEAVYGLTEWRREALRQARLIANPGCYPTSILLAVAPLLNAGLLDGATIIADSKSGVSGAGRSPKLGSLFVEVNENLKPYNIGHVHRHVAEIEQELHALAGDHAPRGIVFSPHLLPVSRGILSTIYVPWPQGLSADDLRALYAETYADEPFIWLLPEGATATLAHTVRTNRCAISLHPVPERDQLIIVSTIDNLVKGAAGQAIQNMNVRFGFDERAGLMPVARARVQEV; encoded by the coding sequence ATGATTCGAGCAGGCGTGTTAGGCGCAACTGGATACACAGGGTTTGAATTACTCCAATGGCTGGCGTACCACCCCCATGTGGAGATTGCCTTCGCAACGGCGCGGAGCGATGCCGGCAAACCGTTGTCCGCACTCTACCCAACCGACCTTGACATTCAGTTGCAGGCGGTTGAAGACGTTTCGTTGAGCGACGCCGATGTGCTCTTCCTCTGTTTGCCGCACGGTGCGGCGCAAGAATGGGCGCAGCGCGGGCTGGATGCCGGCGCGGTGGTGATTGACCTTTCCGCCGACCACCGTTTGCATGATGCGGATGTCTACGCGCGCTGGTACAACCAACCGCACACCGCGCCCCATTTGCTTGCCGAAGCCGTGTACGGGTTGACCGAATGGCGGCGCGAAGCGTTGCGCCAGGCGCGGTTGATTGCCAACCCCGGTTGCTACCCCACCAGTATTTTGCTGGCGGTGGCGCCCTTGCTGAACGCCGGCTTACTCGACGGCGCCACCATCATCGCCGACAGCAAAAGCGGCGTCAGCGGCGCCGGGCGTTCGCCCAAACTCGGCTCACTCTTCGTCGAAGTCAATGAAAACCTGAAGCCGTACAACATTGGGCACGTCCATCGCCACGTCGCCGAAATCGAGCAGGAATTGCACGCCCTCGCAGGCGACCACGCGCCGCGCGGCATTGTCTTCTCGCCGCACTTGCTCCCCGTCTCGCGCGGCATTCTCAGCACCATCTACGTCCCCTGGCCGCAAGGGCTCAGCGCCGACGACCTGCGGGCGCTCTACGCCGAAACCTACGCCGATGAACCCTTCATCTGGCTTTTGCCCGAAGGCGCAACCGCCACGCTCGCGCACACCGTGCGCACCAATCGCTGCGCCATCAGTCTGCACCCCGTGCCCGAACGCGACCAACTCATCATTGTGAGCACGATTGACAACCTGGTGAAGGGGGCGGCCGGGCAAGCCATTCAGAACATGAACGTGCGTTTTGGCTTTGATGAGCGCGCCGGATTGATGCCCGTGGCGCGTGCGCGCGTGCAGGAGGTGTAG
- a CDS encoding ATP-binding cassette domain-containing protein, translating into MPSQSTPHRGRIQAIELKRATYRYAGFVVVETDEGVSYRLPMAGTVAQWLRVGQRVRLSAETTTPGFDEYALRTSRARVWPLFERTYTLERRSLFSDRLLYTYRLRAREARYERDYAAIVELEQYHYASRERLLALWHCERCGAEQAANARPDCPHGHGPMRFLDLRDATRASRFLLLELLDRQPYEPSIVGYVRVDPPLPLLHRRRPDGTLDRDIRRRIFPPEWFDHPFHPNQHVPPEAWWDEQGRALANARSPVARLARVVIHPDYRADGLGVQAIRCMVDWVRERRIPDMRERKRAIETVAQMARFHPFMEKAGFVFLFETASGRPTLYLPLDETAQNAIQRFLQTDEVARTHGGRLYHSHLRPVEPLSSAIVLREVTKTYHHTLNLEGVSEPVREALAAFGVQERDIETHIFRRATLTLEPGTINAVVGASGSGKTTFLRLLIGAATGRTEPLYQPDSGEIHMPDNVRLQALIPNEAEPALGTQAVLEAIYTLTGDTTEAIEILNAAGLADAVLFRAPYATLSTGQKARVQVAWALAHRPNLLIIDEFAAHLDSRTASRVGRKVAELARRLGMTLVLVTHRPELLHVLEPDAVILAGYGTLYRADDLPELGLFIREPYASLVVDGKKTWEIRTRPTHIRGRIGIISGGRVIGTATLRDTLGPFSPEELHAHIEKHHATPDVLNAYARGRPLYAWVLDDAQRLHTPVPIRRKPGHQLWAKLEREEERHETGDEEA; encoded by the coding sequence ATGCCGAGCCAATCCACACCTCACCGTGGACGCATTCAAGCGATTGAACTGAAACGCGCCACCTACCGGTATGCGGGCTTCGTCGTTGTCGAAACGGATGAGGGCGTATCGTATCGGCTTCCCATGGCGGGGACGGTTGCGCAATGGCTGCGTGTAGGGCAACGTGTGCGCCTGAGCGCGGAGACAACAACGCCGGGATTTGATGAGTATGCATTGCGCACGAGCCGCGCGCGTGTCTGGCCGCTGTTTGAACGCACCTACACGCTGGAACGACGCTCGCTTTTCTCCGACCGCCTGCTCTACACCTATCGGTTGCGCGCCCGTGAAGCGCGCTACGAGCGCGACTACGCCGCCATTGTGGAACTGGAACAGTACCACTACGCCTCGCGGGAGCGCCTGCTGGCGCTCTGGCATTGTGAACGCTGTGGGGCGGAGCAAGCCGCCAACGCACGCCCCGACTGTCCTCACGGGCATGGTCCCATGCGCTTCCTCGACCTGCGCGACGCCACCCGCGCCTCGCGCTTTTTGCTGCTTGAACTGCTTGACCGCCAACCCTACGAACCGTCTATCGTGGGCTATGTGCGCGTTGACCCACCGCTTCCGCTGCTGCATCGGCGGCGTCCCGACGGCACGCTTGACCGCGATATCCGACGCCGCATTTTCCCGCCTGAATGGTTCGACCATCCGTTTCACCCCAACCAGCATGTGCCCCCCGAAGCCTGGTGGGATGAACAAGGGCGCGCGCTCGCCAACGCCCGTTCACCCGTGGCACGGCTGGCGCGCGTCGTGATACACCCCGACTACCGCGCCGACGGGCTGGGCGTGCAAGCCATCCGGTGCATGGTGGATTGGGTGCGTGAACGCCGCATCCCCGACATGCGCGAACGCAAACGCGCCATTGAGACGGTGGCGCAAATGGCGCGGTTTCACCCGTTCATGGAAAAAGCGGGGTTTGTCTTTCTCTTTGAAACGGCGTCGGGGCGTCCGACGCTCTACCTCCCGCTCGATGAAACCGCGCAAAACGCTATCCAGCGCTTTTTGCAAACGGATGAAGTGGCGCGCACGCACGGCGGGCGACTCTACCATTCGCACCTGCGCCCGGTCGAACCGCTCAGCAGCGCCATCGTGCTGCGCGAGGTGACGAAAACCTATCACCACACGCTCAACCTTGAGGGGGTGTCCGAACCGGTACGCGAAGCGCTTGCCGCGTTTGGCGTCCAAGAACGCGATATTGAGACGCATATTTTCCGCCGCGCCACACTCACGCTTGAACCGGGAACCATCAACGCCGTTGTGGGGGCGTCTGGAAGTGGAAAAACCACGTTTCTGCGCCTGCTCATTGGGGCGGCAACCGGGCGCACCGAGCCGCTCTACCAGCCGGACAGCGGCGAAATTCACATGCCCGACAATGTGCGCCTGCAAGCGCTCATTCCGAACGAAGCCGAACCAGCGCTCGGCACGCAAGCCGTGCTCGAAGCCATCTACACGCTCACAGGCGACACCACCGAAGCCATTGAAATCCTCAACGCCGCCGGGCTTGCCGACGCCGTGCTCTTCCGCGCGCCCTATGCTACGCTTTCCACCGGTCAGAAAGCCCGCGTGCAGGTGGCGTGGGCGCTCGCCCATCGCCCCAATCTGCTCATCATTGACGAATTCGCCGCCCACCTAGACTCCCGCACCGCGAGCCGCGTAGGGCGCAAGGTTGCCGAACTGGCGCGCCGCCTGGGCATGACGCTGGTGCTGGTCACGCACCGCCCGGAACTCCTGCATGTGCTCGAACCCGACGCCGTCATCCTCGCCGGCTACGGGACGCTCTACCGCGCCGACGACTTGCCCGAATTGGGGCTTTTCATCCGCGAACCCTACGCCAGCCTGGTTGTGGACGGCAAGAAAACGTGGGAAATCCGCACCCGCCCCACGCATATCCGCGGACGCATCGGCATCATCAGCGGAGGGCGTGTCATCGGCACCGCCACCCTGCGCGACACCCTCGGTCCCTTCTCGCCTGAGGAGTTGCACGCCCACATCGAAAAGCATCACGCGACACCCGACGTGTTGAACGCCTACGCCCGTGGTCGCCCGCTCTACGCCTGGGTGCTCGACGACGCCCAACGCCTGCACACGCCCGTGCCTATTCGCCGCAAACCGGGGCATCAACTCTGGGCGAAGTTGGAGCGCGAGGAAGAGCGCCACGAGACAGGCGACGAGGAAGCATAA
- a CDS encoding metallophosphoesterase family protein — MRILALADLRGATERIPQVIDLVQREKIGAVVFAGNILGKHERVEAYEKALAEGTPVQMDEAYLRTLEDQAVKEFEAFFDEMGKLDVPVLVVPGYLDAPLRLYLQASLNHEVVEPNVDMIHRSFKPLTSWDLVFAGFGGAIADDTREDRYALVYPAWEVLFGLDFLRSLLPKYTPVLIFATPPRRGDIDLDGGKHIGHEVINDLIKTYAPAYAFVGGAPEGRGTVEIGSTLVVNPGALRDGSYAIVDTKTGDVIFGQLPEPAMQTA; from the coding sequence ATGCGTATCCTGGCGTTGGCCGACCTGCGCGGTGCGACGGAACGCATTCCGCAAGTGATTGACCTTGTGCAACGCGAAAAGATTGGAGCGGTGGTCTTCGCGGGCAACATTTTGGGCAAGCATGAACGCGTCGAAGCCTACGAAAAGGCGTTAGCCGAAGGCACACCAGTGCAGATGGATGAAGCGTATCTGCGCACGCTGGAAGATCAGGCGGTGAAAGAATTTGAAGCCTTCTTTGATGAAATGGGCAAACTGGATGTGCCGGTGCTGGTTGTGCCGGGCTATCTGGATGCGCCGCTGCGCCTCTACCTGCAAGCGTCGCTGAACCATGAAGTCGTCGAGCCCAATGTGGACATGATTCACCGCTCGTTCAAGCCGCTGACGTCGTGGGACCTGGTGTTTGCGGGCTTTGGCGGCGCGATTGCCGACGATACGCGCGAAGACCGCTACGCGCTGGTCTATCCGGCGTGGGAAGTGCTCTTCGGGCTGGACTTCTTGCGAAGCCTGTTGCCGAAGTACACGCCGGTGCTGATTTTTGCGACGCCGCCGCGCCGTGGAGACATTGACCTGGATGGCGGCAAGCACATTGGGCATGAAGTCATCAACGATCTCATCAAGACCTATGCGCCGGCGTATGCGTTCGTGGGTGGTGCGCCCGAAGGGCGTGGAACGGTTGAAATTGGCTCGACGCTGGTGGTGAACCCTGGCGCACTGCGCGACGGGTCCTACGCGATTGTGGACACGAAGACGGGTGATGTCATCTTCGGGCAACTGCCCGAACCCGCGATGCAAACCGCCTGA
- the mgtE gene encoding magnesium transporter, giving the protein MVDALIIDDALAFVRALLEQDDVAAAAAYLRTLHPGEAAEVLARLDDEAQQRLIRHLDDAWLADLLEHMDEDEQADVIEHIRAERLAHVLDDVEPDVAADVLGELSPEQAGVVLAHMESADEVAPLLEFPPDTAGGLMNRPGPMLRRHMTVAEAFEFLRTHYRDERELSYLYVLDRHGKLVGVVSLRALILADPHQTIGEIMNPNVITVRADADQEEVADLFTRYGFLALPVVDEEDHLLGIITVEDILDVVQDEATEDIYRLAGMDEDAELFSPIREAARTRLFWLMVNLLTAFLASAVVSLFESTIARVAVLATFMPIIAGQGGNAGIQTSTIVIRSLALGRLELDEVWKALRYEVMLGFINGVVIGLVVAVVAVLWKGNPMLGVVIGVAMVGNMLVAALAGVLIPFTLQRLGRDPALASGIFLTTATDVCGFFFFLGLGTLLLL; this is encoded by the coding sequence ATGGTGGATGCTCTCATCATTGACGATGCGCTGGCGTTTGTGCGCGCATTGTTGGAGCAGGATGACGTTGCCGCCGCGGCGGCGTACTTGCGCACGCTGCACCCTGGCGAGGCGGCTGAAGTGTTGGCGCGCTTGGATGACGAGGCGCAACAGCGTCTCATTCGCCATCTTGATGACGCCTGGCTGGCGGATTTGCTCGAACACATGGACGAAGACGAGCAGGCTGATGTCATCGAGCACATTCGCGCCGAGCGCCTGGCGCACGTGCTGGATGATGTCGAGCCGGACGTTGCCGCCGACGTGTTGGGGGAACTTTCGCCCGAACAAGCGGGCGTGGTACTGGCGCACATGGAATCGGCGGATGAGGTGGCGCCGTTGCTGGAATTTCCCCCCGATACGGCTGGGGGGTTGATGAACCGCCCCGGTCCCATGTTGCGCCGCCACATGACCGTTGCCGAGGCGTTCGAGTTTCTACGCACACACTACCGTGACGAGCGCGAGTTGTCGTATCTGTATGTGCTTGACCGCCACGGCAAATTGGTGGGCGTGGTGAGTTTGCGCGCGCTGATTCTCGCCGACCCCCATCAGACGATTGGCGAGATTATGAACCCCAACGTGATTACCGTGCGTGCGGACGCCGACCAAGAGGAGGTCGCCGATTTGTTCACGCGCTATGGCTTCTTGGCGTTGCCGGTGGTGGATGAAGAAGACCATTTGCTGGGTATCATCACGGTGGAGGATATTCTGGACGTGGTGCAAGATGAAGCCACCGAGGACATTTACCGCCTGGCGGGGATGGATGAAGACGCCGAACTGTTCAGCCCGATTCGCGAAGCCGCGCGCACACGGCTTTTCTGGTTGATGGTCAACCTGCTGACTGCGTTCCTGGCGTCGGCGGTGGTGTCGCTTTTTGAGAGCACGATTGCGCGGGTGGCCGTGTTGGCGACGTTCATGCCGATTATTGCCGGACAGGGGGGCAACGCCGGCATTCAAACGTCCACCATTGTCATTCGCTCGCTGGCGCTGGGGCGCTTGGAACTGGATGAAGTGTGGAAGGCACTGCGCTACGAGGTGATGCTGGGCTTCATCAATGGCGTGGTGATTGGCCTGGTTGTTGCCGTGGTGGCGGTGCTTTGGAAAGGCAACCCGATGTTGGGCGTGGTCATCGGCGTTGCGATGGTGGGCAACATGCTGGTGGCGGCGCTGGCGGGGGTGCTCATTCCCTTCACGCTGCAACGCCTTGGGCGCGACCCGGCGTTGGCGTCGGGCATTTTCCTGACGACGGCGACCGATGTGTGCGGGTTCTTCTTCTTCCTGGGGTTGGGAACGCTTTTGTTGCTCTAA
- the larB gene encoding nickel pincer cofactor biosynthesis protein LarB: MHEQELRQLLQHVADRTINVDEAVEALRTLPFETLGFATLDHHRALRVGFPEVVYCAGKTPAQVAEIFARLAARNPRVLGTRATTEHADAVRAVLPDAQYDETARLVWIDRQPDAPRRPGVLVVAAGTSDLPVAEEAARTLELMGHAPHRIYDVGVAGLHRLLAHVPTLRRANVIVVVAGMEGALPSVVAGLVDCPVIAVPTSVGYGANFGGLSALLTMLNSCASGIAVVNIDNGFGAGYMAALINRRCPTPDTHEEHSYDKHDTCA; encoded by the coding sequence ATGCACGAACAAGAACTTCGCCAATTACTCCAACATGTCGCTGACCGCACCATCAATGTAGATGAGGCGGTGGAAGCGTTGCGCACGCTTCCTTTTGAAACGCTGGGCTTCGCCACGCTCGACCATCACCGCGCCTTGCGCGTCGGTTTTCCAGAGGTGGTGTACTGTGCGGGGAAAACGCCCGCACAGGTGGCGGAAATTTTCGCGCGGCTCGCCGCCCGCAATCCGCGGGTGTTGGGCACACGCGCCACCACCGAACACGCCGACGCCGTGCGCGCCGTCTTGCCCGACGCCCAGTATGATGAAACCGCGCGCCTGGTCTGGATTGACCGCCAGCCGGACGCCCCGCGCCGTCCGGGCGTGCTGGTTGTCGCCGCAGGCACAAGCGACTTGCCCGTTGCCGAAGAAGCCGCCCGCACGCTCGAACTCATGGGGCACGCCCCCCACCGCATCTACGACGTCGGCGTGGCGGGACTGCATCGCCTGCTGGCGCACGTCCCCACCCTGCGCCGCGCCAACGTGATCGTGGTGGTGGCGGGCATGGAAGGCGCCCTGCCGAGCGTGGTCGCGGGGCTGGTGGATTGCCCGGTGATTGCCGTCCCCACGTCGGTGGGCTACGGCGCCAATTTTGGCGGGCTTTCGGCGCTGCTCACCATGCTGAACAGTTGCGCCAGCGGTATCGCCGTAGTCAACATTGACAACGGCTTCGGCGCCGGCTACATGGCGGCGCTCATCAACCGCCGCTGTCCCACACCCGACACCCACGAGGAGCATTCTTATGACAAGCACGACACTTGCGCCTGA
- the larE gene encoding ATP-dependent sacrificial sulfur transferase LarE — MTSTTLAPDLQAKLDHLRAIIRACGSALVAYSGGIDSTLVLAVAHEQLGDKALACIGVSPSYPRRELEEAIAIAREIGAAYRLVETNEHLNPNYAANPVNRCYFCKSTLHSHLVAIAREEGWNAILDGANASDVGDFRPGMQAAREKGVRSPLLEANITKPEVRAIARALGLRIWDKPAMACLSSRVPHGTPITPDLLRQIEAAEDTLVALGFRQFRVRHHGEIARIELASDELLRAIEQREAIVAGVRAAGYRFVTLDLAGYQRGSMNAIHVARDDIRTRKPIS; from the coding sequence ATGACAAGCACGACACTTGCGCCTGACCTGCAAGCCAAACTCGACCATCTGCGCGCCATCATCCGCGCGTGCGGTTCTGCGCTCGTCGCCTACTCAGGCGGCATTGACAGTACGCTGGTGCTGGCTGTGGCGCATGAACAACTGGGCGACAAGGCGCTCGCCTGCATTGGCGTTTCGCCCAGTTATCCGCGCCGTGAACTCGAAGAAGCCATCGCCATCGCCCGCGAAATCGGCGCGGCATACCGCCTTGTGGAAACCAACGAGCACCTGAACCCCAACTACGCCGCCAATCCCGTCAATCGGTGCTACTTCTGCAAATCCACCTTGCACAGCCACCTGGTCGCTATTGCCCGCGAGGAAGGTTGGAACGCCATCCTCGACGGCGCGAACGCCAGCGACGTGGGCGACTTCCGCCCCGGCATGCAAGCCGCCCGCGAAAAAGGCGTGCGCTCCCCGCTCCTGGAAGCCAACATCACCAAGCCCGAAGTGCGCGCCATCGCCCGCGCGCTCGGTCTGCGCATTTGGGACAAGCCCGCCATGGCGTGCCTCTCCTCGCGTGTGCCCCATGGCACGCCCATCACGCCCGACCTGCTGCGCCAAATCGAAGCCGCCGAAGATACGCTGGTGGCGCTGGGCTTCCGCCAATTCCGTGTGCGACATCATGGCGAAATCGCGCGTATTGAACTTGCGTCCGATGAACTGCTCCGCGCCATCGAACAACGTGAAGCCATTGTGGCGGGCGTCCGCGCCGCCGGGTATCGCTTCGTCACGCTCGACCTGGCGGGCTACCAGCGCGGTTCAATGAACGCCATCCACGTGGCGCGTGATGACATTCGGACGCGTAAACCCATCTCATGA
- the larC gene encoding nickel pincer cofactor biosynthesis protein LarC translates to MLAYIDAQAGVSGDMLLGALVDVGWPLDALRTTVERLHLPREKWRVWAESVQRGALRATLVHVETDEEHHHRHLPDIRAMIEAADLPEAVKQGAIGVFTRLAEAEAHVHGIAVEKVHFHEVGALDAIIDIVGVVAGFHALGITQVYASPVPLAHGWANTAHGRIPLPAPATLELLAAVNAPTRPAPGEGELVTPTGAALLAHLARFEQPPMRIQRVGYGAGQKTFPWPNVVRLWLGASDDEGPLRLLETNIDDMNPELFGTLPERLLAAGALDVWFTPVQMKKGRPGVVVQVLARAADEARLATLLLRETTTLGVRVHDVRRYEAARDFQTVQTPYGAVRVKRKHLNGRTVGAMPEFEECRRLAEAHNVPVRDVYEAAFAAAQHLVEREA, encoded by the coding sequence ATGCTAGCCTACATTGACGCCCAAGCGGGCGTTTCGGGTGATATGCTGCTCGGCGCGCTCGTGGACGTGGGCTGGCCGCTCGACGCTTTGCGCACGACGGTGGAACGCCTGCACCTGCCGCGCGAGAAGTGGCGGGTGTGGGCGGAATCCGTCCAGCGGGGGGCGTTGCGCGCCACCCTGGTGCATGTGGAAACCGACGAAGAACACCACCACCGCCACCTGCCCGACATTCGCGCGATGATCGAAGCCGCCGACCTGCCCGAAGCGGTCAAGCAGGGCGCGATTGGTGTTTTCACCCGCCTGGCGGAAGCCGAAGCCCACGTCCACGGCATCGCGGTTGAAAAGGTGCACTTTCACGAAGTCGGCGCACTGGACGCCATCATTGACATCGTGGGCGTGGTGGCGGGCTTCCACGCGCTGGGCATCACGCAAGTGTACGCCTCTCCCGTACCCCTGGCGCATGGCTGGGCGAACACCGCCCACGGGCGCATCCCCCTGCCCGCGCCCGCCACGCTGGAACTGCTTGCGGCGGTCAACGCCCCGACACGTCCCGCGCCCGGCGAAGGCGAACTCGTGACGCCCACCGGCGCGGCGCTGCTGGCGCATCTCGCTCGCTTTGAACAGCCCCCCATGCGTATCCAGCGCGTCGGCTACGGCGCAGGGCAAAAAACCTTCCCCTGGCCTAACGTGGTGCGCCTCTGGCTGGGCGCATCCGACGACGAGGGTCCCCTGCGCCTGCTCGAAACCAACATTGACGACATGAACCCCGAACTCTTTGGCACACTGCCCGAACGGTTGCTCGCCGCCGGCGCGCTCGACGTCTGGTTCACGCCTGTGCAGATGAAAAAGGGGCGCCCTGGGGTAGTGGTGCAGGTGCTCGCGCGCGCCGCCGACGAAGCCCGGCTCGCCACCCTGCTGCTGCGCGAAACCACCACGCTGGGCGTGCGCGTGCACGACGTGCGCCGTTACGAAGCCGCGCGCGACTTTCAGACGGTACAAACCCCCTACGGGGCGGTGCGCGTGAAACGCAAACACCTGAACGGGCGCACCGTGGGCGCAATGCCCGAA